In a genomic window of Mustela nigripes isolate SB6536 chromosome 8, MUSNIG.SB6536, whole genome shotgun sequence:
- the C8H18orf32 gene encoding UPF0729 protein C18orf32 homolog has protein sequence MVCIPCIVIPILLWIYKKFLEPYIYPLISPFVSRMWPKKALQESHDKNKGKVDCKGADINGLPTKGPVEISDKKKD, from the exons ATGGTGTGCATTCCTTGTATCGTCATTCCGATTCTGCTCTGGATCTACAAAAAATTCCTGGAGCCCTACATATACCCGCTGATTTCCCCCTTTGTTAGTCGTATGTGGCCTAAGAAAGCTCTTCAAGAATCCCACgataaaaacaaaggcaaagtaGACTGTAAG ggtgCAGACATAAATGGATTACCAACAAAAGGTCCAGTGGAAATCTCTgataaaaagaaagactaa